A single region of the Montipora capricornis isolate CH-2021 chromosome 13, ASM3666992v2, whole genome shotgun sequence genome encodes:
- the LOC138030939 gene encoding uncharacterized protein, protein MDHLRGWDCVSSNVKEIEGSLRQPKSITSTKLRKYIATVSQTAALSEVDIDWLARHLGHDVRVYREFYRLHHSTTELAKVSKLLLAVHSGNLEKIAGKNLGEMSVEDIPDITDAASESEDTLSDDDGPQSGASSCAPEDNEDPPRSSPKLSDARSVSRNNKSPQRKKIAKTVSQSPRSPRHSSEQKASEHVLPKSKRQTVVKHPWTNEEKRVVLDHLGRFISSGVVPGKGPCEKCIKRSQGALSSRSWTAVKFFVKNELERRKRRVKK, encoded by the exons ATGGACCATCTCAGAGGCTGGGACTGCGTTTCCAGTAATGTAAAGGAAATTGAGGGTTCACTTCGACAGCCAAAATCGATCACCAGCACCAAACTGAGAAAGTATATCGCAACGGTGTCACAAACAGCAGCCCTAAGCGAAGTCGATATCGACTGGCTGGCGCGCCATCTTGGACACGATGTCCGCGTATATCGGGAGTTCTATCGCCTACACCACTCCACCACAGAACTGGCAAAAGTCAGTAAGCTGCTTCTCGCTGTCCATTCGGGAAACCTGGAAAAAATAGCCGGAAAAAACCTGGGCGAAATGTCAGTGGAAG ATATCCCTGACATTACAGACGCTGCCAGTGAGTCCGAAG ATACGTTATCAGATGATGATG GTCCTCAGAGCGGTGCAAGTAGCTGTGCGCCCGAGGATAACGAAG ACCCTCCCCGAAGCTCTCCGAAGCTCTCCGATGCTCGAAGCGTGAGTCGGAATAACAAAA GtcctcaaagaaagaaaatagcaaaaacagtGTCACAGAGTCCCAGAA GTCCACGCCATAGTTCAGAACAGAAAGCTTCTGAACATGTGTTGccaaaaagtaaaa GACAGACCGTAGTGAAACACCCGTGGACAAACGAAGAGAAGAGAGTGGTCCTAGATCATCTAGGGCGTTTCATATCTTCGGGTGTGGTGCCAGGAAAAGGGCCATgcgagaaatgcattaaaagGAGCCAAGGGGCCCTGAGCAGTCGTTCATGGACTGCGGTGAAGTTTTTCGTGAAGAACGAGTTGGAAAGACGAAAACGGCGGGTCAAAAAATAA
- the LOC138029597 gene encoding uncharacterized protein, with protein MTTNKQNPVEITMLDSSKHGDSPNVPVDKPDSIIAAISLMTKQLVSSISTLNSSMDKSFDEMKETLVNLTEEPNEDVSLNSDAERESENVSNKDGANAHKIQSGSSSSDDNNQQPQENSTKGPEVSKEANSTLASIVSTLKLGQQKAPAVNAQFAGILKEVMRVKLDDDVLSETKNLYIRPENCECLEPTQVNHLIWDKLKHDTKSNDLKLQKIQANLLKGIIPIVSVIEQLVKVQDKISPEILDIASLIKTATDSVAILGAANFGINMQRRDNIKPELNADYKHLCSPTVPFTDFLFGDDPDLSKQLKDLAEATKVSKKISKNSDSRRELYRGQIYNKSYKNTKGKKFGYKYPNQSLNSKRPNFSSHKKEEGKKHK; from the coding sequence ATgacgacaaacaaacaaaatccagTCGAAATCACTATGCTTGACTCAAGCAAACACGGCGACTCGCCAAATGTGCCAGTCGACAAACCTGACTCGATTATTGCAGCGATTTCGCTCATGACAAAGCAATTAGTGTCATCTATTAGTACACTAAACTCATCAATGGACAAGTCATTTGATGAGATGAAGGAGACATTAGTAAACCTCACCGAGGAACCTAACGAAGATGTTTCTCTCAACTCCGACGCGGAGAGAGAGTCCGAAAACGTGTCAAACAAAGATGGCGCCAACGCACATAAAATTCAATCGGGCTCTAGCAGCTCTGATGACAACAATCAACAGCCGCAGGAAAACAGTACAAAAGGCCCTGAGGTTTCCAAAGAGGCAAATTCAACGCTTGCAAGCATTGTGTCGACTCTAAAATTGGGCCAACAGAAAGCCCCGGCTGTAAACGCACAATTCGCGGGCATACTCAAAGAAGTTATGAGAGTGAAACTCGATGACGACGTTTTGTCAGAGACGAAAAATCTCTACATTAGACCCGAGAATTGTGAATGCTTGGAGCCCACGCAGGTGAATCACTTGATCTGGGACAAATTGAAGCATGACACAAAGTCAAATGACCTAAAACTCCAGAAAATCCAAGCTAACCTACTGAAGGGCATCATCCCTATCGTTTCAGTTATTGAACAACTTGTTAAAGTACAAGACAAGATATCCCCTGAAATACTGGATATCGCCTCCCTTATTAAAACAGCCACTGACTCAGTAGCTATATTGGGAGCTGCGAACTTTGGCATCAATATGCAAAGACGCGACAACATAAAGCCAGAGCTAAATGCAGATTATAAGCATCTGTGCTCGCCAACAGTGCCATTCACGGATTTCCTGTTTGGAGATGACCCAGATCTATCCAAACAACTGAAAGACCTTGCTGAAGCAACTAAAGTCAGCAAGAAAATAAGTAAGAACAGCGACTCAAGACGTGAGTTGTACAGAGGGCAGATTTACAACAAGTCCTACAAGAacacaaaagggaaaaaatttggATACAAGTACCCCAACCAATCTTTAAACTCAAAAAGGCCCAACTTCTCATCTCACAAAAAGGAGGAGGGGAAGAAGCACAAATAG
- the LOC138030940 gene encoding uncharacterized protein — MADVRQISAAVAVAIICKRRKRKRKAKEVWEREWFRRRSERGVYRQLLEELRLEDEENYRRYLRMDTKTFQDLLDKVTPLIEKKQTNMRQPIPPGERLAVTLRFLATGESFSSLQYQFRISASSLSFIVPEVCQAVFQVLKDDYFKCPSAPEEWLKIAQLFHDCWQLPHCIGAADGKHVRILHPRNSGSEFYNYKGFFSVVLLAVVDADYKFIFADVGCQGRISDGGVLRNSLFWKALVNGSLGLPQPRLLPESTDKSFDGSYTNKPVSFYLAGDDAFPLENNIMKPYSQRNLSEEKRIFNYRLSRARRISENAFGILSSRFRVFSTVMCAKPESAIKIVLCAITLHNFLRSRVPERYIPTGALDMEHSNGVVTEGSWRREIATTPFASVPNSRKGRQPRKAEEMREQLCDYLNGPGQVPWQWNVLI; from the exons atggccgatgtCCGACAAATTTCAGCCGCAGTCGCTGTGGCTATAATTTGTAAGCgaagaaagaggaaaagaaaGGCGAAGGAAGTGTGGGAAAGAGAATGGTTTAGGAGAAGATCTGAGCGAGGGGTTTATAGGCAGTTGTTGGAGGAGCTGAGGCTTGAAGACGAGGAGAATTACAGGAGATACTTACGGATGGACACGAAAACATTTCAG GACCTTCTTGACAAAGTAACACCattaattgaaaagaaacaGACCAACATGAGACAGCCAATACCACCTGGAGAACGTCTGGCAGTGACCTTGAGGTTTTTGGCTACAGGAGAATCATTTTCCAGCCTCCAATATCAGTTTAGAATCAGTGCATCTTCCTTATCATTTATTGTTCCAGAAGTGTGTCAAGCGGTCTTTCAGGTACTCAAGGATGATTACTTCAAATGCCCAAGTGCCCCAGAGGAGTGGTTGAAAATAGCACAGCTATTTCATGATTGTTGGCAGTTGCCTCATTGCATTGGTGCTGCAGATGGAAAACATGTACGTATCCTCCATCCACGCAACTCTGGATCTGAATTTTATAATTACAAGGGCTTCTTTAGTGTTGTGTTGCTGGCAGTTGTAGATGCAGATTACAAATTTATATTTGCTGATGTAGGATGCCAAGGCAGAATAAGTGATGGTGGTGTGCTTAGAAACAGTCTGTTTTGGAAAGCCCTAGTCAATGGTTCTCTTGGCTTACCCCAGCCCAGATTGCTTCCTGAGTCAACAGACAAATCTTTTGATGGCAGTTACACTAACAAGCCAGTATCTTTTTATCTAGCTGGAGATGATGCCTTTCCACTAGAGAATAACATAATGAAGCCTTATTCACAAAGAAATCTCTCAGAAGAGAAAAGGATCTTCAACTACAGGCTTTCCAGAGCACGACGCATCAGTGAAAATGCTTTTGGCATTTTGTCAAGCAGGTTCAGGGTATTTTCTACTGTTATGTGTGCAAAGCCAGAGAGTGCTATCAAAATTGTCCTCTGTGCAATAACTCTACACAACTTCCTAAGATCAAGAGTTCCAGAAAGGTATATCCCCACTGGGGCCCTTGACATGGAGCACTCTAATGGTGTGGTAACAGAAGGTTCCTGGAGGCGTGAGATTGCTACAACCCCTTTTGCAAGTGTCCCAAATTCTCGAAAGGGAAGGCAACCAAGGAAGGCAGAGGAGATGAGGGAACAATTATGTGACTACCTCAATGGTCCAGGCCAAGTTCCATGGCAGTGGAATgtcttaatttaa